The window TTTGAGTGGAATAATGAAAATGCTGGAATAGATCCAGTTCTCATTTTAGGAGAGGAGTCAAAAGAACTTGATAAACAACTAAAACAAAAACAGAAAGAAGAGGAGGTAAAAAAAGAAGACAAGAGCAATTATGAAAATGAAAAAAATCAAAAAGAAAGAGACCTTCAAAATAAACTAACCGCAAAAGCATCAGAAATACGCAGTATTTTATCAATCACAAATTCAAAAGAATTTGACAGAAATGCATTAGAAAAAAAAATAGAGCAGATTAAGGAAAATTTTTCAGAAAAAATTTTATATGATAATAAATTAGAGAATTTGAGAGATGTGATTGTCAGCCAAAAGTCAGATGTAATTAGTCTTTCAATGATCTCATTAGATTTTAAGCTTGGTCAATATATTAATGATATAAAAAAAATCCTTAATAACAAAGTAACTGCCCAAAAAATTATTGAAAAACTAAATCAAAATACCCGTCTAAGTGAATGGGTAAAAGAAGGCATCGATCTACATAAAAATGAAGACACTTGTCAATTTTGTGGAAATTCTTTAACAAAAGAGCGTTTGGATGAACTAAACAAGCATTTTTCCGAAGAATTCAATCTGTTGATGAAAGAGATTGATGAAAAAGAAGCTGAATTAAATCATCATATTGAATATATAAACCAAATTTCGTTTCCAGATAAAGCAAGACTTTATAATGAGTTCCAACAAGATTATGAAGACTTGCTGAATCGTTTTAATGAGATAAAAATACAGTACATTAATACTGTTGAAAGTTTAATAAAAGAATTAAAGAGAAAAAAAGGAAAACCTTTTGAAACAATCACTATTGATCAGTCTATTAATGAAGACATAGAAAAGGAAATAATTAATTTATTTGCAGAAATTAAAAAAATTATTGAGCAACAGAATAATAAGGTAAATTCTTTAGCAAAGGAAAAAGAAGATGCAAAAGAAAAAATAAAATTGCATTACTGTGCAAAGTTTATTCAAGATGAAAAGTATTTTGAGTTAAAAAATGAGATTACTCAATTAGATGAGAAAATCAAAAATTTAGAGCAG is drawn from Thermodesulfobium sp. 4217-1 and contains these coding sequences:
- a CDS encoding AAA family ATPase, with protein sequence MEVKKINSIRSFGQFTEFDWDENLSQFENYNFFYGWNYSGKTTLSRIFRSIEKRQLHKDYQNSTFSLELENNQKLTDKNIDNNYPIRVFNEDFIEDNFEWNNENAGIDPVLILGEESKELDKQLKQKQKEEEVKKEDKSNYENEKNQKERDLQNKLTAKASEIRSILSITNSKEFDRNALEKKIEQIKENFSEKILYDNKLENLRDVIVSQKSDVISLSMISLDFKLGQYINDIKKILNNKVTAQKIIEKLNQNTRLSEWVKEGIDLHKNEDTCQFCGNSLTKERLDELNKHFSEEFNLLMKEIDEKEAELNHHIEYINQISFPDKARLYNEFQQDYEDLLNRFNEIKIQYINTVESLIKELKRKKGKPFETITIDQSINEDIEKEIINLFAEIKKIIEQQNNKVNSLAKEKEDAKEKIKLHYCAKFIQDEKYFELKNEITQLDEKIKNLEQEINNITEEIKEIEQKIKASAIGAKKLNEYLNNFFSDDRFKIEQTENGRYKLYRNDQIAK